A segment of the Strix uralensis isolate ZFMK-TIS-50842 chromosome 23, bStrUra1, whole genome shotgun sequence genome:
ATCAGAATAGAGGGTTAAGGCCAAAGTTCTCCAAGTCAAGGGAAAGTTTCCTTCTGATATCACTGGACCATTGGCAAGCCCAGAGACCCTGGCTGCACACTCAGGTAGGGAGCTTCCAAATAACTGACAGCTCGGCATGAATCTCTAAAAGCAAAATTCCTTTAGACTTTCTTCAGAATGTCTGTTCTAACTGTTCTGGCCAGCTGTCTGCTTAAGCAgtacagcagggaaaaaaagatcagCACTAAGCAAAAAAACCTTAGAATCACACTTCAGACCTGTTCCAAGAGCAGAACCATTACAGTTCCTGACCATGGAGACTGGAGTTCAGCATTGCTAGTCTTCCACGGGTTCGTAAGTAGAAGTCAACTAACTAGTATGCTTGCAAAAAATCACACATAGCTTTTCAGGCCCAAAAAGCAGAATACAATTAAACCAGATAAAAAAGAAGGTTAATTTGCAATTttggaatataaaaaataatgacaCTTCCTGGATGTGAGTCTTCTACGTATTAACATTGACCATGCCAAATAAAGTTGTAATAGCCGGATGTTTGTATGCTTTTAGCATCTGGCAGCCTTATCTGTAGGAGGAGGGTGGAGGAATTTTGGTATGCAAATTACTTCTCTGTGGAGTCAGTCTGGAGGATATATATATATTGACAGATCATATCAACCAGTTCTCTAATAAATTATTCCCAccaaagaaaaatggaaacctTTTATGCTCTGGCTCTAATCGCAGGCATTCTAGTTGCTGCATTACTGGTTTTAACTGCAACTTATCATGATTCCTTCAAGGCAGAGATTCCTCCTGATGTTGACCAGCCATCAAAGCTCCGCTTATATCATTACTTATATACTCTGATGGAAATTCTGGTGAGTTTATTATGCTCTGTGATATTGTgattttcaggaaaggaaaaacttGAGCCGAACTATGAAGATATGCATCTAAATACTGCAGCTATGTGTAATAGGAACCACACAGTAACACAGATTTAAAGATAAAGGTCAAAGTTTGATTTGGTATTCTATTACTGTATATAAAAGCAGCCAGTATGAGATGAATTCTTTTAAATACTGAGATACGCATTCTTTTGCCTCATCTGTGATTTGATTGTCTTCTATAATGAAATGATTGGTCCTGTGGATGACAGGAGGGCTGTGGATATCATTTACATGAATAATAACAACCAAACCTTCTGTATTGCAATGTTCTTTGATATATTTAAGGTAATTTCCTAAATTTTGAACTATTTGCAGTAATTTTCTTACCTGTGATTCTGTTCTTATTTCCACAGTGACTAACTACTCTTAGttaaatatcatagaatcatgtaggttggaaggcacctccagaggtcatctaaTCTAACCCTGGCCAAAGCTGGTTCAGCTAGACCTGTTATCACTTATTATTTAAGTACTTGTAAGCCAGACTCACTGTGCTGTGTGCTTTGCcatcagagaaagaaacagcttttacccAAAAAGCTTTCAAAGAAGGCAACAGAAGTATGTAAGAGCAGCCTAAGCCCTGTCACGTCTGGCACATAATGCGTCAAAAGAAAGCCTGCAGGAAAATCACAGAGTGGTTTCATTAAATACAGAGTTGTACGGAGATCATCTCAAGTAAAGGTATTCTCTAATCCTCTAGTTATACATAATGAATGTAGTAACTAAGGCCCACATCCTCAAAGGTGACTGAGGGCACTATAATCTATTAAAGATTTATGTGGGTTGCTTGAATTTACATAGCAGCATTCACCAAATCCAGTAATTGTCCCTGGTTCTCCAATGGCTTAGGCCCCACGTACCTTTCTGCACTGTCTGGCATGAAAGAAGAATCTGGTGTCCTTACACATCCCACGCTGCTTTTCATGTTAAGCTATATATAAACCTAATGTAATAATATGACCGTAATATAATAATATGACTGTATGTTATTAAGTTCTCTATGTTTCTATATTTGGATGAAAAGATTCTTTCAGATGATTCTTTTTATGTGCTTTTACAGCTTCTAAGTGGCTGTTATGCAATAGTACATACTCTATCTTCATTAACAATATGCTCCAGaaatttcagcttcctttttctgGATAGTTTTAAAGATGCATTTCACTATTTGCTATGCATTGAATCCACTCAATATccaattttcttttgaaaacctTTAGACATCTGCTGGTACTTTTGGTGAATTTCTAGGTTTATGTTTATGCTCACAGAAGTAGTCCTCATAGAGAGGACTTCACAGGTTTCTTATAAACTGCATGATGCTTTGTGCATTGCACGTGTGCAATGAACATATCCTGCTCATTCTGATGAATGCTGCTCTTCTTGTGCCAGTGATGTATCTGTTTGTACTGTATGTGGCAGTAAAGAACTCTTTTTTCTGCAATACAGGAcagtcttttcctcttttcttccaccttACTTGCAATGTGTCTTAGAAAAGCTTCATCAACAGTTAAATGTGCACCTTCTACAGCACAAGTGTCATACATACAATGCTCCTGCTACATCTGTCCACATCCTCTGTCATAAAGAAATCAATGACAATCCCAGATGGAAGAGAGAAAGCCTTCTAGCTCACATCCTAGCTTTTGTTTTAATCTATTCATACAGATCTGCATTTAGACTAACTGTGCATATTGCACTGTGATATAAAGCTTTGATGATAATTATTTCAGCTGGCAAAGCATAACACTTCAAAGTGACTGACAGAAAGACTGTCTAATGTAGTTGTAAAGTCCAGGAAGCTCCAATTGAGTGTCTCTTGCTAGTTGGTATGTgatttcacaattttttttttaaagtaaaaatctGGTCCCGATATGATCTTCCACATAAAAAGCCAGTTTGTGCCAGAATTTAGGTGTTCCAGCAAATAGTTTTTCAAAGACCCTATTTCACAGGAACAGGTATGCTCACATGCTGATCTGGTCCTCTTTTTCTTACACATATACACATTTTAGAACCTGGCTTACATAATATGTTTCACATACTAACACTGACCACATCTGTCCAGGAATAGtcataccttttattttttgaGTGTATTGTTATTGGTTCTGAAGTATTTTGTAATTATTGATCAAGAAGTTTTTCAACAGAATACATACCAAATTCCCCATCCTCCCTCATGACAGTGTTTTCCCTGAATTTGAAGATGCCTCTGTGACATCAGGAGCTCctgagataaggaaaggaaagaggataTTTAGATAGAATGCTCTGATACTAAGTTTATCATATATATTACTATCTGTCATCTGAATGCTCTGTAAAATCTCGAATATTAAAAGTACAGATGAGATTAAATAAACACAGTATGGCAGTTCTGCCAACTTCAACCATTCCAAAATCATAACTCTGACAAAAAGACTGTCTTAAGAGTCATGAGAGTTTTTGAAAATTGATGTTTGGGGAAGGTTACATTGACCCTGTGGTTTCTGCCATGATTGCTTTGGGTCTTATATTCATTTTCCCCTTCACCAGGGTACctaaaaatgtgcattttcaaATGTAAGGCAAGAAATGTATCTATCCATTTGTCTCTAGGAATTGGGACTTAAAACACCCTGAGCATGGCTGGCAGTTGTGGCAGAGTTATTAAAAAACTCCAGATCATCTCTGGGTTCCCATCTTTGTTTCTAGATGATCTTCACTCTCTTCCACGGCTCATGGTTGTTTCTTTTATTACTCCTTGCCCAACTGTTTGCTGCAGTCTGGTCTAGATTATTAGGAAGAAAGAATCTGTGTTGTTTGAGAAAGGCCTTGGTGAGGAACTGGGTGTTGCAACATGCTTGAATGATGTGAATTTGGCTTCATATGTACGTGATAGCTGGGATCATGCACCTAAGAAAGTTCTGCCTCTTTGTCTTTCTCTGGCATTCTTTCAcagcaaaattaatatttaaggCCAATATTTGAATTGTCTCTGAGACAGACAGGGCAGATCTAAATTAAAGGCCAGATACACAAGACTGGAAAGAACAATTTACAAAAGCATAGCTGGCCATTAATTTATAAGGCTTTGATACAGTAGTATACACGGAGACTTCTGTTGCTCATAAGAGAACAATACAATTTGCAAATTGCTTGTGATGATTATCATTCTGATTCCAGAAGAATGAATTATAATAGTTCATAGGGGCAATTAAGTCACCATTTAATGGGAAGGGAAATATTGTCCCTAGAAGGAAATGCATCCGTTCCAACATGTGTTCAAAATAAAGGAGGATTCCAGTGTGATCTTCAGGCTATTTTAATCATCAGCAGTTGACTGGCCTTGGATAAGAAAATGTTTTGACACATTTAACAAACCTCCCCTGTCTTCAGAATATTTGCTTTCCCTGGTCAGATGTAAGAAACTGACTGCAGAGGCATTTCATTAATACCTGTGAGATCTTGATAAAGGCAACAGTTTCACTGATGGAGAAGGAGATAAGACTCAGAACCATTTTCATCAGTCCTTCATTTAGGCCAGCAGCCCTTTGTAGGCACTAATGATTTTCTTAAAGCTTGTTCTCACTGACCCTGTGGCATAGAGATGACCCAAGACCAGTAAGTTACCGAATCTTGCACACAAACTGGGATGAGTCTTTTTCTCCCAGTATATTAAACACTCTCATGCTAGGGACTTTTTCATCTCACCTAACCTTAAATACTTTAGCTGAGGCATTTGAAGTACACAACCTCCCTTTAGATGAACAGACATCTCCAGGGCATGATTTCACACACCTGAAATTGGAACCATCCTCAAGAAATGCCTTTCTCTTCACTGATTAGAAAAGGAGCCTCAGGCCTCATGACTCCTAACTTCCATACCTAAGTAAATGCCTGATGTTACTTGTGGCAAATCCAGATGACAGAAATTAGAAGGTATTTACATAATACATTTCATAGAACAAGTATTACAACATTCTTCCAGAAACAATGGTACCTCAGATCATGAAGATGTACATTTTCACTTTCATAACTGAAATAACAAAGCCACTGAAGTTATGTGGGGTAATCCTATAAGGCAGCAAATAACCAACACAATTATCTTAAATATCATATAGAAAAAGGTAGCTTATGGTCTTTATAGAGTGGGAAGGCTTGAATTCCCTAagctatttctcatttttcttgttATATCTATCTAGGCAAAGAACTTAGAAAGTCTGGGTATCTTTGAGGAGCACATACTTATAAGGTTGGTTGTTGATGGACTGCCAGCATTCAGGGATTCAGAGCTCTTCATAAAGGATCTGCATTTTGATGAGGTGCCAGTGAGGATTTACCTCCCAAGAGTACCATCTGCAAGCAAACGGAGAGGAGTCATCTTCTTCCATGGAGGATGTGGGATGTTTGGAAGCATCAGTAaggaactgaaagagaaaatatgatTATTTAGGATTGTTAACTATAGATCTTTAAAAACTCTCCTGACCCTAAGAAGTGACTGAAGATTAGTTTGAGAGATAGAAAGcacttaatgtttatttttactttttaaactctCTAATCTGCCCTTATTTAgtgtctaaattatttttataggatATGGCACTCTTTATGGCATATATATTCCTTACAGTAAGGGGTGCtactaaagaaataaattatttttttgtctgaaaaactGACAGAAGTTATTAAAACCTGCATTCCTCCCTTTGATCTCTAACTGCAGCATGTCTACTGGGACTTCTATAAACAGTGCTCGTGGCAATTCAAGTGGCCTATAGCAGCCATTTTAAAACATGTGTCCATAATGCATGTACTTTAgttatgttgtctttttttttttccagtttattagAGAAAGTAGATAATTAcaaacatgtaattaaaaaagtTCTAAAAGATACTGTTTCTACAGGCAGCAGACATGCACACATATTAAATGGCATTAAAATTCTGTAATTCAAAGAACACATTGAGCAAATCTTCTAAATGCAGCAATTTCAGAATTAAGGTTGAAGGAAAACTCAATATatctttaaatacattaaaagagGCATATTTCTGCCCACAACCTTACCATGAAATGATTATATAATTAGACAATTTACTATAACACAATTTGGATGCCTTAGATTTCTGCCTGAATTAGCCACACAGAAATATATTGATTTCACAGGGGGCATACCAGCTGCACCcttcattcttcagaaaataGTCAAATCTCTGCTTCAAATACAAAATTTATTTAGACTCAGCTATAGTACTACACTTAGCATTTCCACAGCAAAATGCTATGACATGCCTAAGTCAGTCTTAGACTCACGGTTActtaaaataatcttttacaaAGATCTCAAGCTATTTTAACCCTTACAACCACTCTAAGCAATTGTGCGTAATAATCATAGAAAAGTTGGGGTTGGAacggaccttaaagatcatctagttccaaccaccttgccacaggcagggacaccttccactagatcaggttcttcaaagccccgttcaacctgactttcaacacttccagtgatggggcatcctgtcctgggcaacctgttcctgtgtctcaccaccctcacagtaaaaaatgtcttccttatatccaatctaattctaccctctttcagtttaaaatcattgccCCTTGCCTAATAGTAATAATCAGAATAAGAATAGTTTCTTATTTTCCTTACATATCAACAATCTCTCTAGATGTATGAACTTTACAGTGTGTCCTGATGATCAAAAGTCTAGATTATTTTTATCCTAGAGAAAACTTGGGTAGCTCACTAAATAGGCAAGGGGCCCACACTCAGTCATGGCAATATGTCATAAAAAAATAAGGGACGATATTGCTTCAAGTATTCTAAGACATTAATTACATTAACAACATTTGTTCTTCAGGAAGTCACGAAAGAATATGCCGGTACATAGCCAGAACATCTGATTCAGTGGTTGTGTCTGTTGGGTAAGTGAGCTCCACCCAGTGTTACACCCAGAATTAGATAGTTCCGCTGCTTTCCCCCCTTacgtccccccccacccctctgaaCAATGCCCATTCTGTCCTTACATCTCTTTGGATATAAGAAAAGAAACTGAGCTCTAGTGTTGTCTACCCCTAGGTTGTTGATATGTGTGAGCAAGCACGTGCCATGAAATGACAATGAGAAATACCTGATACGGGTTTATAAAGTTACTAAAGTAATATGTATGGCAactattttcagaaaaacaaagggaTTTGTTCATTTTACATcattaccaccaccacaaaaatcaTTGCCTTTGTTTGATAATAAGGAATTGTAAGATGGTTTCCCCATTTCAGGTTTTAATACTTAGGGGGCTTTGGGGATGATTTTAAAGAGTAAATAACAAGtctaaaatttaatatatttttttaaaactgcatggaccactgctttcttttaaagatgttttgtttATGGAAAATAGCTGATGGTATGAAGAAACTTTAGTTTCCAACAAAGTCTCccatgaaaaaattaatttctaaaggATTTTATTAAGTTGGGAGGAATTGGTTTTGAGAGTGAATTGCATATTTCCTATCTTGTCTGGGTAAGTCACGATGCGTTCAAAGTGAGTCTGAAATAAGATATTGATATCCTTTTATTCTCTGGTTATTAGGATGTTTACTTTATGAATCCATTGAATTAATTTCACAGAATGgtgaaaaaactgaaaagcagaagcagtGTGCCTCAGCAAACAGTGACGGGTTAAGGGAGAATGCCTGCACTGTTACCtttgtagtatttattttttccttattaaactTAATCTTCTCCAGAAAGCCCTAAGACCATTCTGAATACAGAGAATAAAGAACCATGGCTGTTAAAAATGTAGTCTCAAAGCAGTCTTCTATGTCACTGGAATCAAATTACACCACTAACTTGACTGGGTATCTGACTGTTATGCCTGCCTTGCTTTTCATCATATGAAAGTAAGTCGTTAGTTAAGAAATAAACAAAGAGATTGTTACTTTAACATCACTCCTCTGTAATTCACTTGTTCcaattaataaaagaaataaaagaattgcCTACAGGAAGCTATTTTGTCACCACATACATTTACTCTATGGtgttttataatatatatatatatttttttttaatattaaaatgtaataataatataCAACACTGTACTAgtatataataatacaataatcaGTGTCCCCAGTGTAAAAAGCTGAGGAGCCAGAACTTGGTTGGGTCTTGTGGGTAAGCAGGATTGACTCATATATACATGCAAGGTCAGTCCAAGTGAGAGGATTGCAACTTCATGGCCAGCATGAACTTTGATCCCAGGCAGGTGCACTCGGAGCAGGAATTGCGTAAATGTGTGGCTTTGTATAATGTGGGTGATGGGACCGCCCTACTCAAGCCCTCATGCTCTTAAATTATGCTGGAATAAACCTCAGTGATCAATGGTCTCTGTATTTTGAGAGAAATGGGAGGGGAAGCTGTTCTGGTTTGCTTCAGCATGCAAAACTTTAAATAAGTAATACTGGTTTTGGTGAGTTTTTGCAAATGCATGGGATGCATTTAAGATGACACATTCAAGCAATTTCCAGAGAGCTACATTGGTAATAATGGCTGTCTTTTGTACATTTCAGGTATCATTTATCTCCTGAGCATAAGTATCCAGCCCAAACTTTGGACTGTCTCACTGCCACCGTACACTTTTTGAAGACTGCAGAAAACTACGGGGTGGATCCTGATCGGATTATTGTTTGTGGGGATAGTGTAGGGGGCACTTACACTGCTAGTGTTTGCCAAGAACTGGTAAATAGAAGAGATATCCCAAAGATACGTGCCCAGGTACTGATCTACCCATTTCTCCAAGCACTGAACTTTAATCTGCCATCTtaccagaaaaatgctttcactgCCTTCTTGTCCCAGGAACGTACAGTCCTTTTTATTCTAAAGTACTTGAATAAGGATTGCTCTATGAAGGGAGCTATTCTGGCAGGTTCTCATGTTCCCGAGAGTATTaatttgaaatacaagaaatggATAAATCCAGATCTTATCCCAGAGATATTTAAACTGGGCTATAA
Coding sequences within it:
- the LOC141953917 gene encoding arylacetamide deacetylase-like 4 — its product is METFYALALIAGILVAALLVLTATYHDSFKAEIPPDVDQPSKLRLYHYLYTLMEILAKNLESLGIFEEHILIRLVVDGLPAFRDSELFIKDLHFDEVPVRIYLPRVPSASKRRGVIFFHGGCGMFGSIRSHERICRYIARTSDSVVVSVGYHLSPEHKYPAQTLDCLTATVHFLKTAENYGVDPDRIIVCGDSVGGTYTASVCQELVNRRDIPKIRAQVLIYPFLQALNFNLPSYQKNAFTAFLSQERTVLFILKYLNKDCSMKGAILAGSHVPESINLKYKKWINPDLIPEIFKLGYKPPLPTSFSPQVHEATKELFETRFSPLLAEDAVFCCLPDTCIITCEHDVLRDEGFLYKKRLEDNNVKVTWHHMEEGFHCALGFFGYGIFSFPSSSKMVNHIVNFIKAY